In one Massilia endophytica genomic region, the following are encoded:
- a CDS encoding GNAT family N-acetyltransferase, giving the protein MPILTEQTTLKAAPARLVLSMASTPDELREVQRLRYKVFIEAMGLSSLQRADGLDCDEFDAFCDHLIVRESDSLRVVGTYRLLSPEGARRLGRVYSENEFDLGRLNHLRGRMVEAGRACIHPDYRGGSVIMLLWSGLAEYMRRQRCDHLAGCASISLADGGHNAVAVYEQLRRTHLAPAEYRVTPHLPFPFQKLAPSVSPQIPPLLKGYMRSGAWICGEPAWDPDFESADLFLLMPLAKLDARYARHYGMGDTPLPAAA; this is encoded by the coding sequence ATGCCAATCCTGACCGAACAGACGACACTCAAGGCCGCGCCCGCGCGGCTGGTGCTCAGCATGGCCAGCACGCCGGACGAACTGCGCGAGGTGCAGCGCCTGCGCTACAAGGTCTTCATCGAGGCCATGGGCCTGTCCTCCCTGCAGCGGGCCGATGGCCTGGACTGCGACGAGTTCGACGCCTTCTGCGACCACCTGATCGTGCGCGAATCGGACAGCCTGCGCGTGGTGGGCACCTACCGCCTGCTCAGCCCCGAAGGCGCGCGCCGCCTGGGCCGCGTCTATTCCGAGAACGAATTCGACCTGGGGCGGCTGAATCATCTGCGCGGACGCATGGTGGAAGCGGGCCGCGCCTGCATCCATCCGGACTACCGCGGCGGCAGCGTGATCATGCTGCTCTGGTCCGGCCTGGCGGAATATATGCGCCGCCAGCGCTGCGACCATCTGGCAGGCTGCGCCAGCATCAGCCTTGCGGATGGCGGACACAATGCGGTGGCGGTCTACGAACAGCTGCGCCGCACGCATCTGGCCCCGGCCGAATACCGCGTCACGCCCCACCTGCCGTTCCCCTTCCAGAAGCTGGCGCCGTCCGTGTCGCCACAGATTCCGCCGCTGCTGAAGGGCTATATGCGTTCGGGGGCCTGGATCTGCGGCGAACCTGCCTGGGACCCGGATTTCGAAAGTGCCGATCTGTTCCTGCTGATGCCGCTGGCCAAGCTGGACGCGCGCTATGCACGCCACTACGGCATGGGAGATACGCCGCTGCCAGCGGCGGCGTAA
- a CDS encoding Ppx/GppA phosphatase family protein, with the protein MYAAVDLGSNSFRLSVGKHDGDTIRVLKSMREPIRLAAGLDSAGNLSEEAIERAIACLRNFRTALAAYQLDAIRVVATSTLRQARNVAAFLPRAEQAIGQPIEIISGEEEGRLIYMGVAQSLAQPSERRLVIDIGGGSTELILGRGPDIERVESFSVGSVKQSMAFFVGGRVDAPSFEAAILSARSHFEDGAPPYHPQYWKRAYGSSGTIRAIADIIEKNNLGKGLTPASLEALKQRFISLGHVSRIDMPGLRPDRAGTVIGGLAILIGVFHELGISQAEPIEAGLRMGVMWDLYLRSTKRDRREQSVQDCLRKFHADEARAAKVADMALAMFSLAKPAGEAMARPLYWSALLHEIGMVVSQTGYHKHGAYMIENADMPGFTTREQRLMSRLVMAQKGNLRKVEEQLSDGDFAKAVVALRLAILFMHSRIEPDFSVLKLRVKSRIELELRRSWVAEHPTVAYWFEKEQELWDEVGVDFTVKSLA; encoded by the coding sequence ATGTACGCAGCGGTCGACCTCGGGTCCAACAGTTTTCGCCTCTCCGTCGGCAAGCACGACGGCGACACCATCCGCGTCCTGAAAAGCATGCGCGAGCCGATCCGGCTCGCCGCAGGCCTGGACAGCGCGGGCAACCTGAGCGAAGAGGCCATCGAGCGCGCCATTGCCTGCCTGCGCAACTTCCGCACTGCGCTTGCGGCCTACCAGCTCGACGCCATCCGCGTCGTCGCCACCTCCACGCTGCGCCAGGCGCGCAATGTGGCCGCCTTCCTTCCCCGGGCCGAGCAGGCCATCGGCCAGCCGATCGAAATCATCTCCGGCGAGGAGGAAGGGCGCCTGATCTACATGGGCGTGGCGCAATCGCTGGCCCAGCCCTCCGAAAGGCGCCTGGTGATCGACATCGGCGGCGGGTCCACGGAACTGATTCTGGGCCGCGGGCCGGATATCGAACGGGTGGAATCCTTCAGCGTGGGCAGCGTGAAACAGAGCATGGCCTTCTTCGTGGGCGGCCGGGTGGACGCGCCATCGTTCGAGGCCGCCATCCTCTCCGCGCGCAGCCACTTCGAGGACGGAGCGCCGCCTTACCATCCCCAGTACTGGAAGCGGGCTTACGGCTCTTCCGGCACCATCCGCGCCATCGCCGACATCATCGAGAAAAACAACCTGGGCAAGGGCCTGACCCCGGCCAGCCTGGAGGCGCTCAAGCAGCGCTTCATCTCCCTCGGCCACGTGAGCCGCATCGACATGCCCGGCCTGCGCCCAGACCGCGCGGGCACCGTGATCGGCGGCCTGGCCATCCTGATCGGCGTTTTCCACGAGCTGGGCATCTCCCAGGCGGAGCCCATCGAGGCGGGCCTGCGCATGGGCGTGATGTGGGACCTCTACCTGCGCTCGACGAAACGGGACCGCCGCGAACAGTCGGTGCAGGACTGCCTGCGCAAGTTCCATGCGGACGAAGCCCGCGCCGCGAAGGTGGCGGACATGGCCCTGGCCATGTTCAGCCTCGCGAAACCGGCGGGCGAGGCCATGGCCCGTCCCCTGTACTGGAGTGCGCTGCTCCATGAAATCGGCATGGTGGTGTCGCAGACCGGCTACCACAAGCACGGCGCCTACATGATCGAGAACGCGGACATGCCGGGCTTCACCACGCGCGAGCAGAGGCTCATGAGCCGCCTGGTCATGGCGCAGAAGGGAAATCTGCGCAAGGTGGAGGAGCAGCTTTCGGACGGCGACTTCGCCAAGGCCGTGGTGGCCCTGCGTCTTGCCATTTTGTTCATGCATTCGCGCATCGAGCCCGACTTCTCGGTGCTCAAACTTCGCGTAAAAAGCCGCATCGAACTGGAACTCCGCCGTTCCTGGGTGGCCGAGCACCCCACCGTGGCCTACTGGTTCGAGAAGGAGCAGGAACTGTGGGACGAGGTGGGGGTGGATTTCACCGTCAAATCCCTGGCCTGA
- a CDS encoding substrate-binding periplasmic protein: MRVAKWHSRAWRIAGAVALLSLAGLAAAEPAPPPSPDRASPSRIITLCYERADVLPWRSQDGRGLNFDLLDMVARRENIVFEYRAMPWKRCLAELKANEVDGAFAVSYKSDRRSIGEFPGGASPDANKRMHIDRYMLLRRKGSKVGWDGKVLSNVDGAIGAQLGYSVGDQLRSLNVTVDEGSQRSDELARKLIAGRIAAAAVGGSDAVTLMNGPLAAQLELLPKPLAEKPYFLILSRQMVERWPEQSQRIWSAIEQARNSSAYQQLERAAKGKLP, from the coding sequence ATGAGGGTAGCAAAGTGGCATAGCAGGGCATGGCGGATCGCGGGCGCAGTGGCGCTGCTTTCGCTGGCCGGCCTTGCCGCCGCCGAACCCGCGCCCCCGCCGTCGCCGGACAGGGCATCCCCGTCCCGCATCATCACCCTCTGCTACGAGCGCGCCGACGTGCTGCCCTGGCGCAGCCAGGACGGCCGCGGCCTGAACTTCGACCTGCTGGACATGGTCGCCAGGCGCGAGAACATCGTATTCGAATACCGGGCCATGCCCTGGAAGCGCTGCCTGGCCGAACTCAAGGCCAACGAGGTGGACGGCGCCTTCGCCGTCAGCTACAAGTCCGACCGCCGCAGCATCGGCGAGTTCCCCGGCGGCGCCAGCCCGGATGCGAACAAGCGCATGCACATCGACCGCTACATGCTCCTGCGGCGCAAGGGCAGCAAGGTGGGCTGGGACGGCAAGGTTTTGAGCAATGTGGACGGCGCCATCGGCGCCCAGCTGGGCTACTCCGTGGGCGACCAGCTGCGCAGCCTGAACGTGACGGTGGACGAAGGCAGCCAGCGCTCGGACGAACTGGCGCGCAAGCTGATCGCCGGCCGCATCGCCGCTGCCGCCGTGGGCGGGAGCGACGCCGTCACGCTGATGAACGGCCCCCTCGCGGCGCAGCTCGAACTGCTGCCCAAGCCCCTGGCCGAGAAGCCATACTTCCTGATCCTGTCGCGGCAGATGGTCGAACGCTGGCCCGAACAGTCGCAGCGGATCTGGTCCGCCATCGAGCAGGCGCGCAACAGCAGCGCCTACCAGCAGCTGGAACGTGCAGCGAAAGGCAAGCTGCCTTGA
- a CDS encoding phosphonate ABC transporter ATP-binding protein gives MTEASNGAATVYRLEGLSARHQGGTRAHALHDIGLHVAEGEQIALIGPSGAGKTTLLATLACSHQPDSGKLEAFGVQPWSLGDYERHALRAQLFLAPQTPPLPPRQRVVTAVLAARLPQWSLWRSLVSLVKPADPEAAYRALARFNLGDKLYSRVDRLSGGERQRCGLARLLLSSARALLVDEPLSALDPALSHLTLTTLQQEAAARKAALICSLHQVDLALASFPRIVALKEGRVVFDLPREQVTPAMIDELYLGENPPANSEHPHETPGRLAVGACL, from the coding sequence ATGACAGAAGCCAGCAACGGCGCAGCCACCGTCTATCGCCTGGAGGGCCTTTCGGCCCGCCACCAGGGCGGCACGCGCGCCCATGCCCTGCATGACATCGGCCTGCATGTCGCGGAAGGCGAGCAGATTGCCCTGATCGGCCCCTCCGGCGCGGGCAAGACGACCCTGCTGGCGACCCTGGCCTGTTCCCACCAGCCGGACAGCGGAAAGCTGGAGGCCTTTGGCGTCCAGCCCTGGTCCCTGGGTGACTACGAGCGCCATGCCCTGCGCGCCCAGCTTTTCCTCGCCCCGCAGACCCCGCCCCTCCCGCCGCGCCAGCGCGTGGTGACGGCGGTGCTGGCCGCGCGCCTGCCGCAATGGAGCCTGTGGCGCTCCCTGGTCTCGCTGGTAAAGCCCGCGGACCCCGAGGCCGCCTACCGTGCCCTCGCCCGTTTCAATCTGGGCGACAAACTGTATTCGCGCGTGGACCGCCTGTCCGGCGGCGAGCGCCAGCGCTGCGGGCTGGCCCGCCTGCTGCTGTCCTCCGCGCGCGCCCTGCTGGTGGACGAGCCGCTTTCCGCCCTCGATCCGGCGCTGTCCCACCTCACCTTGACCACGCTGCAGCAGGAAGCTGCCGCCCGCAAGGCGGCGCTCATATGCAGCCTGCACCAGGTCGACCTGGCGCTGGCCAGCTTCCCGCGCATCGTGGCGCTCAAGGAGGGCCGTGTGGTCTTCGACCTGCCGCGCGAGCAGGTCACGCCCGCCATGATCGACGAGCTTTACCTGGGCGAGAACCCGCCCGCGAACTCCGAGCATCCGCACGAAACGCCGGGCCGCCTGGCCGTCGGCGCCTGCCTGTAA
- a CDS encoding PhnE/PtxC family ABC transporter permease — protein MHNVPAVPYSERHPDPAWRGRVAWTVLAIALLWPMVVASEFKPFSLFDLQSLAAAGQFLAGFVPPAHSPEFLQLLLRETWQTVAIATSGLALALLGAIPATLIVTERLSISRLGKGRIALPGRLLRQAVRWLLIVLRSVPELVWALLFVRIIGLGPTAGVLAIALTYSGMLGKVYAEILESSERHASDTLLANGSGRLAALFYGALPEAGSELVSYTMYRWECAIRGSVVMGFVGAGGLGQRMDESMKMLAGSEVCSMLIVFVLLVALADAVSKLLRRKLG, from the coding sequence ATGCATAACGTTCCCGCAGTTCCCTACTCCGAACGCCATCCCGATCCCGCCTGGCGCGGACGGGTGGCCTGGACGGTGCTTGCCATCGCCCTGCTCTGGCCCATGGTGGTGGCCAGCGAGTTCAAACCGTTTTCCCTGTTCGACCTGCAAAGCCTGGCGGCGGCCGGACAGTTCCTCGCCGGTTTTGTCCCGCCTGCGCATTCGCCGGAATTCCTCCAGCTGCTGCTGCGGGAAACCTGGCAGACCGTCGCCATCGCCACTTCCGGGCTGGCCCTGGCCCTGCTGGGCGCCATCCCCGCCACGCTGATCGTGACCGAGCGGCTCTCCATCTCGCGCCTGGGCAAGGGCCGCATCGCCCTGCCGGGACGCCTGTTGCGGCAGGCCGTGCGCTGGCTGCTCATCGTCCTGCGCAGCGTGCCGGAACTGGTGTGGGCGCTGCTCTTCGTCCGCATCATCGGCCTGGGACCGACGGCGGGCGTGCTGGCCATCGCCCTCACCTATTCGGGCATGCTGGGCAAGGTCTATGCCGAAATTCTGGAATCGTCCGAGCGCCATGCGAGCGATACGCTGCTGGCCAACGGCAGCGGGCGCCTCGCCGCCCTGTTCTACGGGGCGCTGCCCGAGGCGGGGTCCGAGCTCGTGTCCTACACCATGTACCGCTGGGAGTGCGCTATCCGCGGCTCGGTGGTCATGGGCTTCGTCGGCGCGGGAGGCCTGGGCCAGCGCATGGATGAATCGATGAAGATGCTGGCGGGGAGCGAGGTGTGCTCCATGCTGATCGTGTTCGTGCTGCTCGTGGCGCTTGCCGATGCCGTTTCCAAACTGCTGCGGAGGAAGCTGGGATGA
- a CDS encoding ABC transporter ATP-binding protein, whose protein sequence is MLELRNLSKSYGGKPVLGHLSHRFEAGEFVAIMGDSGVGKSTLLNLIAGLDHPDANGEAPILVDGIAMSSLDDDAATRLRRKRMGFIFQAFHVLPHLNLLQNVALPLLLNGLPQQRAAEMLAAVGLGGRENDYPQQLSGGEMQRVAIARALVHRPALVLADEPTGNLDPDTAHQVLLLLQQEIRANGACTIMVTHSASAAAMADRTLILTRDGLQTAPSVKPLAQ, encoded by the coding sequence ATGCTGGAACTGCGCAATCTCTCCAAGTCCTATGGCGGCAAGCCGGTGCTGGGGCATCTCTCGCACCGCTTCGAGGCCGGCGAATTCGTGGCCATCATGGGTGATTCGGGGGTGGGCAAATCCACGCTGCTCAATCTCATCGCAGGACTGGACCATCCGGATGCGAACGGCGAGGCGCCCATTCTGGTCGACGGCATCGCCATGTCCTCATTGGACGACGACGCCGCCACACGCCTGCGCCGCAAGCGCATGGGCTTCATTTTCCAGGCCTTCCACGTGCTGCCGCATTTGAACCTGCTGCAGAACGTGGCGCTGCCGCTGCTGCTCAACGGCCTGCCGCAGCAGCGCGCGGCGGAGATGCTGGCTGCCGTGGGCCTGGGCGGCCGCGAAAACGATTATCCGCAGCAGCTCTCGGGCGGCGAAATGCAGCGCGTGGCCATTGCCCGCGCCCTCGTGCACAGGCCCGCCCTCGTGCTGGCGGACGAGCCCACCGGCAACCTCGATCCCGATACCGCCCATCAGGTTCTGCTGCTTTTGCAACAAGAGATCCGCGCCAACGGGGCCTGCACCATCATGGTGACTCATTCAGCCTCAGCCGCAGCCATGGCGGATCGTACGCTCATCCTCACACGGGACGGTTTGCAGACTGCGCCATCCGTCAAGCCTCTCGCGCAATAA
- the phnE gene encoding phosphonate ABC transporter, permease protein PhnE, whose translation MPAPPARSWTAPLMGLVLLALVAASFASLPLHFAALFSLDAVTSVREFLAGFAPPELGSGFLRKTGLAAIETLSMSALGTLLAVAGGILLAIPAAGRFGRAARGAVRAVLNVLRSIPELVWASVLLIAAGLGPFAGTLALAAHTAGVLGRLFADALENAEPLPERSLRINGAAPMAAFLYATLPQTLPQMLSYTLYRWENNIRAAAILGVVGAGGLGQMLKYHLSLFQMQKAATVIVAMLLLVALVDALSFALRRALTR comes from the coding sequence ATGCCCGCACCGCCCGCCCGCAGCTGGACCGCGCCCTTGATGGGCCTTGTGCTGCTGGCCCTGGTCGCCGCCAGCTTCGCCAGCTTGCCCCTGCATTTTGCCGCCCTCTTCTCGCTCGACGCAGTAACTAGCGTGCGCGAATTCCTGGCCGGCTTCGCGCCGCCGGAGCTGGGCAGCGGCTTCCTGCGCAAGACCGGACTGGCCGCCATCGAAACCCTGTCCATGTCCGCCCTCGGCACCCTGCTTGCCGTGGCAGGCGGTATCCTGCTGGCGATTCCCGCGGCGGGCCGCTTCGGCCGCGCAGCACGCGGCGCAGTACGCGCCGTGCTCAATGTGCTGCGTTCGATTCCCGAACTGGTGTGGGCCTCGGTGCTGCTGATTGCAGCCGGTCTCGGTCCCTTCGCGGGCACGCTGGCCCTGGCCGCGCATACGGCGGGTGTGCTGGGCCGCCTCTTCGCGGACGCGCTGGAGAACGCTGAGCCTCTGCCCGAGCGCAGCCTGCGCATCAACGGCGCAGCGCCCATGGCCGCCTTCCTCTACGCCACGCTGCCCCAGACCTTGCCGCAGATGCTCTCCTACACGCTTTACCGCTGGGAGAACAATATCCGCGCGGCCGCCATCCTCGGCGTGGTGGGCGCGGGCGGCCTGGGGCAGATGCTGAAGTACCATCTTTCCCTGTTCCAGATGCAGAAGGCGGCCACGGTCATCGTCGCCATGCTGCTGCTGGTGGCCCTGGTCGATGCACTGAGCTTCGCGCTGCGCCGCGCGCTCACCCGCTGA
- a CDS encoding response regulator, whose protein sequence is MLNFLQNTRIGAFLLASTARLRDTWQRDILLRLAVSIFLAVAVSTAAYTTYAVRTLRAEAEQNLQERSERLATVLSQALARPLFDINNAAITSVVDAMRGTPEVLMLRVLAPNGGEMASFSVPRIDPKLAIVVHRDISFQDGSRSYPVGAIDLAFSRLEVDMELRRRLLHALAVNLLLALTIVGSIFLVGRKAVRPFADIQRSLEKLTQGKTDIELSGIGRADQVGRLSGAVRSFRDTLTRLRDAESELRELNGDLEQKIDARTHELKLTMQVARDSQRKVQAIVDTALDAVVGMDRHGRIVGWNRQAEIIFGYSRDEALGQQLETLIIPQRYRYDHRKAMQRYVAGGAGGGEMLDRRIEVESLRADGSEFPIELSITRVQLDGDGNFEFCAFIRDISDRREREQKLVTANVMAEAANIAKSEFLANMSHEIRTPMSAIIGMAYLALRTELTPKQHDYVSKIHRAALALLGIINDILDFSKIEAGRLDVEEIPFFLDDVLANVASVTSQRAADKQLEYLFNVPPSIPRHLCGDPLRLGQVLINLVNNAVKFTASGELELAVSLLGTAPPGKVALRFAVRDTGIGMSPQQKTKLFRAFSQANGSTTRQYGGTGLGLSISQQLVRLMGGAIQVDSEEGKGSTFHFDLEFQLSGHPERQARVPADLNGARVLLVDDSPVALEVLREAIRALPLRADAATDGVQALEMVKAADMAGDPYRLVLTDWRMPGMDGVELCRQVREDANLKQAPGMVLVTAFGREEVQREADAAGFIGFLFKPIGQSALVDTLVSLFAPARQITEPRITVPGQQFTSRVLLVEDNPVNQQIAAELMAVQGIQVDFAGNGREALETLRREGPQAFDMVLMDLEMPEMDGHEATRELRGDERFAELPVVAMTAHALADIRERCLAEGMQDYITKPIDPEQLYATLSRWLGKALLPAPPVQPRPAAGNGVLPQFNGIDTGRGLRHVAGNTVLYLQLLDRFRHSQRGTAAELRAELAEGNMAAAGKRVHTLRGVAGNIGATAAETAAETLEGALAGGDPVTGAMIATLESALGDTIAALDEHFATAPAAPAGETAVHPEEALAELSRLLAEFSGESPDYFDSVRTALATLLPAATLDRLAAHMAHYEFEAAQRLLRAAAQETGSP, encoded by the coding sequence GTGCTGAATTTTCTGCAGAACACTCGCATCGGCGCCTTCCTGCTCGCATCCACCGCCCGCTTGCGGGATACATGGCAGCGCGACATCCTGCTGCGCCTTGCCGTCAGCATCTTCCTCGCGGTGGCCGTATCCACTGCGGCCTACACAACCTATGCCGTGCGCACCCTGCGCGCGGAGGCGGAGCAGAACCTGCAGGAGCGCTCCGAACGCCTGGCCACCGTGCTGTCGCAGGCGCTCGCGCGGCCACTGTTCGACATCAACAATGCGGCCATCACGAGCGTGGTGGACGCCATGCGCGGCACCCCCGAGGTGCTCATGCTGCGCGTTCTGGCGCCCAACGGCGGCGAGATGGCCAGCTTCAGCGTGCCCCGCATCGACCCCAAGCTCGCCATCGTGGTCCACCGCGACATCAGCTTCCAGGACGGCAGCCGCAGCTACCCCGTGGGCGCCATCGACCTGGCCTTCTCGCGCCTGGAAGTGGACATGGAGCTGCGCCGCCGCCTGCTGCACGCCCTGGCCGTGAACCTGCTGCTCGCGCTCACCATCGTGGGCTCCATCTTCCTCGTGGGCCGCAAGGCCGTGCGGCCCTTTGCCGATATCCAGCGCTCGCTGGAGAAGCTCACCCAGGGCAAGACCGACATCGAACTGTCCGGCATCGGGCGCGCCGACCAGGTGGGGCGCCTGTCCGGCGCCGTGCGCAGCTTCCGCGACACCCTGACCAGGCTGCGCGACGCAGAGAGCGAGCTGCGGGAGCTGAACGGCGACCTGGAACAGAAGATCGACGCCCGCACGCATGAGCTCAAGCTCACCATGCAGGTGGCGCGCGACAGCCAGCGCAAGGTGCAGGCCATCGTCGATACCGCGCTCGATGCGGTGGTGGGCATGGACCGCCATGGCCGCATCGTGGGCTGGAACCGCCAGGCCGAAATCATCTTCGGCTACAGCCGCGACGAGGCGCTGGGCCAGCAGCTCGAGACCCTGATCATTCCGCAGCGCTACCGCTACGACCACCGCAAGGCGATGCAGCGCTATGTGGCGGGTGGCGCGGGCGGCGGAGAAATGCTGGACCGCCGCATCGAAGTGGAATCCCTGCGCGCGGACGGCAGCGAGTTCCCCATCGAGCTTTCCATCACGCGCGTGCAGCTGGACGGGGACGGCAACTTCGAATTCTGCGCATTCATCCGCGACATCAGCGACCGCCGCGAGCGCGAACAGAAGCTGGTGACGGCCAATGTGATGGCGGAGGCGGCCAATATCGCCAAGTCCGAATTCCTGGCCAACATGAGCCACGAGATCCGCACGCCGATGAGCGCCATCATCGGCATGGCCTACCTGGCCTTGCGCACCGAGCTCACGCCCAAGCAGCACGACTATGTGAGCAAGATCCACCGCGCGGCGCTGGCCCTGCTGGGCATCATCAACGACATCCTGGACTTCTCCAAGATCGAGGCGGGCCGCCTGGACGTGGAGGAGATTCCCTTCTTCCTGGACGACGTGCTGGCCAACGTGGCCAGCGTGACCAGCCAGCGCGCGGCGGACAAGCAGCTCGAATACCTCTTCAACGTGCCGCCTTCCATTCCGCGCCACCTGTGCGGCGATCCGCTGCGCCTGGGGCAGGTGCTGATCAATCTCGTCAACAATGCCGTCAAGTTCACGGCCTCGGGCGAGCTGGAACTGGCCGTGTCCCTGCTGGGTACTGCCCCGCCGGGCAAGGTGGCGCTGCGCTTTGCCGTGCGCGATACGGGCATCGGCATGTCCCCGCAGCAGAAGACCAAGCTGTTCCGCGCCTTCAGCCAGGCCAACGGCTCCACCACGCGCCAGTACGGCGGCACGGGCCTCGGCCTCTCCATCTCGCAGCAGCTGGTGCGCCTGATGGGCGGCGCCATCCAGGTCGACAGTGAAGAGGGCAAGGGCTCGACCTTCCACTTCGACCTGGAATTCCAGCTCTCGGGCCATCCCGAGCGCCAGGCCAGGGTGCCCGCGGACCTGAACGGGGCCCGCGTTCTGCTGGTGGACGACAGCCCCGTGGCGCTGGAAGTGCTGCGCGAGGCGATCCGCGCGCTTCCCCTGCGCGCCGACGCGGCCACGGACGGCGTGCAGGCCCTGGAGATGGTGAAAGCCGCCGACATGGCGGGCGACCCCTACCGCCTGGTGCTGACCGACTGGCGCATGCCGGGCATGGACGGCGTGGAGCTTTGCCGCCAGGTGCGCGAGGACGCGAACCTGAAGCAGGCGCCCGGCATGGTGCTGGTGACTGCCTTCGGCCGCGAGGAAGTGCAGCGCGAGGCGGATGCGGCGGGCTTTATTGGCTTCCTGTTCAAGCCCATCGGCCAGAGCGCCCTCGTCGACACGCTGGTCTCGCTGTTCGCGCCCGCAAGGCAGATCACCGAACCGCGCATCACCGTGCCGGGCCAGCAATTCACGTCGCGCGTGCTGCTGGTGGAGGACAACCCGGTCAACCAGCAGATCGCCGCCGAGCTGATGGCGGTGCAGGGCATCCAGGTCGATTTCGCGGGCAACGGCCGCGAGGCGCTGGAAACGCTGCGCCGCGAAGGCCCGCAGGCCTTCGACATGGTGCTCATGGACCTGGAGATGCCGGAGATGGATGGCCACGAGGCCACGCGCGAGCTGCGCGGCGACGAGCGCTTCGCCGAGCTGCCCGTGGTGGCCATGACGGCGCATGCCCTGGCCGACATCCGCGAACGCTGCCTGGCCGAAGGCATGCAGGACTACATCACCAAGCCTATCGACCCCGAGCAGCTGTACGCCACGCTTTCGCGCTGGCTGGGCAAGGCCCTGCTGCCCGCGCCGCCCGTGCAGCCGCGGCCCGCAGCGGGCAACGGCGTGCTGCCTCAGTTCAACGGCATCGATACGGGCAGGGGGCTGCGCCATGTGGCGGGCAATACGGTGCTCTATCTGCAGCTGCTGGACCGCTTCCGCCACTCCCAGCGCGGCACGGCTGCCGAACTGCGCGCCGAACTGGCGGAAGGGAATATGGCGGCGGCGGGCAAGCGCGTGCACACCTTGCGCGGCGTGGCGGGCAATATCGGCGCCACGGCTGCTGAAACGGCGGCTGAAACCCTGGAAGGCGCGCTGGCGGGCGGCGATCCCGTCACCGGCGCCATGATCGCCACCCTGGAATCGGCCCTGGGCGACACCATCGCCGCGCTGGACGAGCACTTCGCCACGGCGCCTGCCGCCCCTGCTGGCGAAACGGCCGTGCACCCCGAAGAGGCGCTGGCTGAACTGAGCCGCCTGCTGGCCGAATTCAGCGGCGAGAGCCCGGATTACTTCGACAGCGTGCGCACTGCGCTGGCCACGCTGCTGCCCGCCGCCACACTTGACCGGCTGGCTGCCCATATGGCGCATTACGAGTTCGAAGCGGCACAGCGCCTGCTGCGCGCCGCGGCACAGGAGACCGGATCGCCATGA
- a CDS encoding HD-GYP domain-containing protein, which yields MNKPASRPTILIVDDTPDNIMLLSSLLKDQYNTKVATNGATALQILQHTPEVDMVLLDVMMPDMDGYEVCARIKADPRTSEIPVLFLTARSQPEDEAKGLGLGAVDYLTKPISPAILFARVSTQLTLREARRVLADRNRSLEALVAERTSQITRMQDATIMAMATMAETRDNETGNHIRRTQNYVKALALKLKDHPRFADELTEENIELLYKSAPLHDIGKVGIPDRILHKPGRLDRDEFEIMKLHAEYGGDTIRQVEKHLGGTNSFLTYAREIAQSHQEKWDGSGYPENLSGDAIPVSARLMAVADVYDALITKRVYKPAFSHEEALSIMRKGRGSHFDPDMLDAFMEIEQRFAQIAQEFRDAEEV from the coding sequence ATGAACAAGCCCGCCTCACGCCCCACCATCCTGATCGTGGATGACACGCCGGACAACATCATGCTGCTGTCCAGCCTCCTGAAGGACCAGTACAACACCAAGGTCGCCACCAACGGCGCGACCGCCCTCCAGATCCTGCAGCACACGCCGGAAGTGGACATGGTGCTGCTGGACGTGATGATGCCGGACATGGACGGCTATGAGGTCTGCGCCCGCATCAAGGCCGATCCGCGCACCAGCGAAATTCCCGTGCTCTTCCTCACGGCGCGGAGCCAGCCGGAGGACGAAGCGAAAGGCCTGGGCCTTGGCGCAGTGGACTATCTCACCAAGCCTATCAGCCCGGCCATCCTGTTCGCGCGGGTGAGCACCCAGCTCACCCTGCGCGAGGCGCGCCGCGTGCTGGCGGACCGCAACCGCAGCCTGGAAGCCCTGGTGGCCGAACGCACCAGCCAGATCACGCGCATGCAGGACGCCACCATCATGGCCATGGCCACCATGGCCGAAACGCGTGACAACGAAACGGGCAACCATATCCGCCGCACGCAGAACTACGTGAAGGCGCTGGCGCTGAAGCTCAAGGACCATCCGCGCTTCGCGGACGAGCTGACGGAAGAGAATATCGAGCTGCTGTACAAGTCCGCGCCGCTGCACGACATCGGCAAGGTGGGCATCCCCGACCGCATCCTGCACAAGCCGGGCCGCCTGGACAGGGATGAATTCGAGATCATGAAGCTGCACGCCGAATATGGTGGCGACACCATCCGCCAGGTGGAGAAGCACCTGGGCGGCACCAACTCCTTCCTGACCTACGCGCGGGAGATCGCCCAGTCGCACCAGGAGAAGTGGGATGGCTCCGGCTATCCCGAGAACCTGAGCGGCGACGCCATTCCCGTATCGGCGCGCCTGATGGCGGTGGCCGATGTCTACGACGCCCTCATCACGAAGCGCGTCTACAAGCCCGCCTTCAGCCACGAGGAAGCCCTGAGCATCATGCGCAAGGGCAGGGGAAGCCACTTCGACCCCGACATGCTGGATGCCTTCATGGAAATCGAACAGCGCTTCGCCCAGATTGCGCAGGAGTTCCGCGACGCGGAAGAGGTGTGA